In Chryseobacterium lactis, a single genomic region encodes these proteins:
- a CDS encoding MFS transporter gives MSASNGISRTVIWLMAIISGLVVANNYYNQPLLALISEDLHVSESAASRISVLTQIGYALGLLLIVPLGDKFFRKKLILMDLVLVFGSLLWMTFATQLWMLYAASLLIGATSVIPQLFVPIAAELSSDKEKSSNIGLVMSGLLLGILLSRFVGGIVGEVWGWRAMFGIAAGLMILVWIAVYTMLPELHPNFKGTYKELMRSVAHLAKTQPILQLASFRGAMAFGSMCALFTTLVFHMEKPPFNAGSSVVGSFGLAGAVGALAAAKVGKLQKYLDINRIILYSLLIVIGSWGFTYFAGETYWGLIVGVILVDLGVQSSHIMNQTNYFLIKSNAVNRLNTVYMVSYFIGGSLGTWLASVAWQKAQWTGVCFVGTLFGVLALIAHVLFCGKVNHKA, from the coding sequence ATGAGCGCTTCCAACGGAATTTCCCGTACTGTCATCTGGCTGATGGCCATTATTTCAGGACTTGTTGTAGCCAATAACTATTATAATCAGCCTTTACTGGCTCTTATTTCTGAAGATCTTCATGTCTCTGAAAGTGCAGCAAGCAGGATTTCTGTACTGACTCAGATCGGCTATGCATTAGGGTTATTGTTAATTGTACCACTTGGTGACAAGTTTTTCCGTAAGAAATTAATTTTAATGGATCTTGTTCTTGTGTTTGGCTCTTTATTGTGGATGACGTTTGCTACTCAGTTGTGGATGTTATATGCTGCAAGTTTATTAATTGGAGCGACATCGGTCATTCCACAATTATTTGTTCCGATTGCAGCTGAACTCTCATCAGATAAAGAAAAATCTTCCAATATCGGTTTGGTAATGTCCGGGTTATTGCTGGGAATTCTTCTTTCCCGTTTTGTAGGCGGAATTGTAGGTGAAGTCTGGGGATGGAGAGCGATGTTCGGTATTGCGGCTGGATTAATGATTTTAGTTTGGATAGCCGTTTATACAATGCTTCCCGAACTGCATCCCAATTTTAAAGGGACTTATAAAGAATTGATGCGTTCTGTGGCTCATCTGGCTAAAACGCAGCCTATTCTTCAGTTGGCTTCATTCCGTGGAGCGATGGCTTTTGGCTCGATGTGTGCATTGTTTACCACATTGGTTTTTCATATGGAGAAGCCCCCTTTTAATGCAGGATCTTCTGTTGTAGGAAGCTTTGGATTGGCTGGCGCCGTTGGAGCTTTGGCGGCAGCTAAAGTTGGAAAACTGCAAAAGTACCTTGATATCAACCGCATTATATTGTATTCGTTACTAATTGTCATCGGAAGCTGGGGTTTTACTTATTTTGCAGGAGAAACATATTGGGGACTGATTGTAGGAGTTATTCTCGTTGATCTCGGTGTACAGTCAAGCCACATTATGAATCAGACCAATTATTTCCTGATAAAATCCAATGCAGTCAACAGGTTGAATACGGTATATATGGTTTCTTATTTTATCGGTGGATCCCTTGGTACCTGGCTGGCTTCTGTTGCATGGCAAAAAGCACAGTGGACAGGAGTATGCTTTGTAGGAACTTTATTTGGTGTACTGGCACTCATTGCCCACGTTCTGTTTTGTGGAAAAGTAAATCATAAAGCGTAA
- a CDS encoding DsbA family oxidoreductase produces the protein MKIEIWSDVMCPFCYIGKNNFEQALEKLPFKDQVEVEWKSFQLDPTLDPKVTQNTIEYFREKKGVAEAQAAQMLTQVTQMGKGAGIDFNFEKALITNTFSAHKLLHLAKKHNKSNEMEEALFIAHFIDGKNVADPEVLISLATDLGIDQEEARLAVTSDALDYEVNQDILEARNNGVSGVPFFVLNGKYAVSGAQPVEVFENALQQTYKETVSPFKDLSGNEGASCDTDGCSI, from the coding sequence ATGAAAATAGAAATCTGGTCGGACGTAATGTGTCCGTTTTGTTATATCGGAAAAAATAATTTTGAACAGGCTTTAGAAAAATTACCTTTCAAAGATCAGGTAGAAGTGGAGTGGAAGAGTTTCCAGCTGGATCCTACTTTAGATCCTAAAGTAACTCAGAATACCATTGAATATTTTAGAGAAAAGAAAGGTGTTGCTGAAGCACAGGCTGCACAGATGCTGACTCAGGTTACCCAAATGGGAAAAGGAGCAGGTATTGATTTTAATTTTGAAAAAGCATTGATCACCAATACTTTCAGTGCCCATAAATTGCTTCATCTGGCTAAAAAGCACAATAAGTCCAATGAGATGGAAGAAGCCCTGTTTATCGCTCACTTTATTGATGGTAAAAATGTAGCTGATCCTGAAGTTTTAATTTCTCTGGCTACTGATTTAGGAATTGATCAGGAAGAAGCAAGACTGGCGGTGACTTCAGATGCATTGGATTACGAAGTCAATCAGGATATCCTGGAAGCCAGAAATAATGGTGTTTCCGGAGTTCCTTTTTTTGTTTTGAATGGGAAATATGCTGTTTCAGGAGCACAACCGGTAGAAGTATTTGAAAATGCCCTTCAGCAAACGTATAAAGAAACGGTAAGTCCGTTTAAGGATTTATCCGGTAATGAAGGAGCGTCCTGCGATACTGACGGATGCAGTATTTAA
- a CDS encoding alpha/beta hydrolase: MQLTPKINQILTHLEKIQSFNAKDSLDDARKYLEVMSLQLSGKKEAVRMIEDLHIPLENHQIPIRIYRPKGKDVQPTSAIIYIHGGWFIAGGYETHDAVVRKLANATESVIIFIDYRLAPEHPFPAGLNDCIDAAKWVLDHAESLGIDRNQIGIIGDSAGAALATAVSTQIGEHFKFQALIYPATDNQLNSKSWETYETGPVLNKQGGIEAWKSYLPEEEKNNPLAIPVLIDDFKNTPPTLILLAEHDPLLDDGKKLSDNMKNAGVVLTTTLYQDMVHGFMHMGELLEEVQQAVNEMADFARQHFKTL; encoded by the coding sequence ATGCAGTTAACACCTAAAATTAATCAGATTTTAACTCACTTAGAAAAAATTCAATCATTTAATGCAAAAGATTCATTGGATGACGCCCGTAAATACCTGGAAGTGATGTCACTTCAGCTTAGTGGCAAAAAGGAAGCGGTAAGAATGATTGAAGATTTACATATTCCTTTGGAAAATCATCAAATTCCTATCAGAATATATCGTCCTAAGGGAAAGGATGTTCAACCAACATCAGCCATTATTTATATTCATGGAGGATGGTTCATTGCCGGAGGTTATGAAACACATGATGCTGTAGTTCGCAAACTGGCCAATGCAACGGAATCTGTAATTATTTTCATTGATTACAGGCTTGCTCCCGAACATCCTTTTCCGGCAGGATTAAATGATTGTATAGATGCTGCAAAATGGGTATTAGACCATGCTGAATCATTGGGAATTGACCGAAACCAAATTGGAATCATCGGAGACAGCGCAGGTGCAGCATTGGCTACTGCTGTTTCTACACAAATAGGAGAGCACTTTAAATTTCAGGCATTGATTTATCCGGCGACAGACAATCAGCTCAACTCGAAATCATGGGAAACTTATGAAACCGGTCCGGTTCTCAACAAGCAGGGAGGCATCGAAGCCTGGAAATCATATTTACCGGAGGAAGAAAAAAATAACCCGCTTGCCATTCCGGTGTTGATAGACGATTTTAAAAATACTCCACCGACGTTAATTCTGTTGGCAGAGCACGATCCTTTGCTTGATGACGGGAAGAAGCTTTCTGATAATATGAAAAATGCAGGAGTAGTTCTTACAACAACTTTGTATCAGGACATGGTTCACGGATTTATGCATATGGGAGAACTATTGGAAGAGGTACAGCAGGCGGTGAATGAAATGGCAGATTTTGCTCGTCAACACTTTAAAACATTGTAG
- a CDS encoding winged helix-turn-helix transcriptional regulator has translation MGAIKENSTNNINRQYIHECDLTYAVCKIGGRWKLLILDKLKEGKMRFSELRKSISGITERMLTLQLRELEKEGLVKRTVYAEVPPRVDYELTAIARELIPIWNVLSEWGGKHRELIQKQEESED, from the coding sequence ATGGGAGCAATAAAAGAAAATTCAACGAATAATATCAACCGGCAATACATCCACGAATGTGACTTAACCTATGCAGTGTGCAAAATCGGAGGCCGTTGGAAGCTCCTGATTCTGGATAAATTAAAAGAAGGAAAAATGCGTTTCAGCGAGCTTAGAAAGTCTATTTCAGGGATAACAGAAAGAATGCTCACCCTTCAGTTGAGAGAGCTTGAAAAAGAAGGATTGGTGAAAAGAACGGTATATGCTGAAGTTCCGCCACGGGTAGATTATGAACTGACAGCAATTGCCAGAGAATTAATTCCCATCTGGAATGTGCTCAGCGAATGGGGTGGAAAGCACAGAGAACTAATCCAGAAACAGGAAGAATCTGAAGATTAG
- a CDS encoding NUDIX hydrolase produces the protein MNNIDSREQLLKRSVEAKEIYLPHISADPVVFGFDNNELRILLTKMHYRKQWLLPGGYVMKDEDLDDAVVRILKSRAGVSDVFLEEFGIFGKKNRSQLYFEDFDDTLFQKQRFISVGYYALYNSSEINPIADEISETCEWIYLRELPDIDLAMDHKEIIEKALLTLREKISYKPIGYNLLPEKFTFPELQKLYEAILGRKLNRGNFYRKIKTLGILKKLEEQRRGGAHKSPDLYSFDQENYTKALEDGLNSW, from the coding sequence ATGAATAATATAGATTCCAGAGAACAGCTTTTAAAAAGATCTGTTGAGGCTAAAGAAATTTACCTCCCTCATATTTCAGCTGATCCTGTTGTTTTCGGGTTTGATAACAACGAGTTAAGAATTCTTTTAACGAAAATGCATTACAGAAAGCAATGGCTTCTTCCCGGTGGTTATGTCATGAAAGATGAAGATCTTGATGATGCTGTGGTAAGGATTTTAAAGTCCAGAGCCGGAGTATCAGATGTTTTTCTTGAAGAATTTGGGATTTTTGGTAAGAAAAACCGGAGCCAATTATATTTTGAAGATTTTGATGATACCCTGTTTCAAAAGCAGCGATTCATTTCTGTAGGATATTATGCTCTCTACAATTCTTCCGAAATTAATCCTATTGCAGATGAAATCAGTGAAACCTGTGAATGGATCTATTTGCGGGAACTTCCGGATATTGATTTAGCGATGGATCATAAAGAAATCATTGAAAAAGCCCTGCTTACGTTGCGGGAAAAGATTTCATACAAACCTATAGGATATAATTTGCTTCCTGAGAAATTTACATTTCCGGAATTGCAAAAACTATATGAGGCTATATTGGGCAGGAAACTCAATCGTGGAAATTTTTACCGGAAAATCAAAACGTTAGGCATTCTGAAAAAGTTGGAAGAACAAAGACGTGGTGGTGCTCACAAATCTCCTGACCTCTACTCTTTTGATCAGGAAAATTATACAAAGGCCCTGGAAGATGGACTGAACAGCTGGTAG
- a CDS encoding MFS transporter, whose amino-acid sequence MKKYAYIGCLGFIAVITTEFGIIGILPQVAEYYKISIDKAGYLLSAFALVIAVTGPFMTLITSGIDRKKVMLAAIFMFLITGIVSSLSPPFWMMMVVRVLPAFLQPVYIATALSVAVAKADKKRKNELMSIVFNGVAIAMVTTVPLATWISGLYSWEYSFMIQAAVSLIALLCIYFLLPSMPVAEKKSYGSQMMILKQPSFVLSILTIFFMITAWFSTYSYFADYLNKAKGMNTAMVSYMLLLFGVIGILANWIAGKMLNKNITGTISFFLSGTILIPVLLYFSDGNLPATIVVIGIWGFLYSPSFLNASTYMISAAPNSLEFANSLATSFGNLGVTLGTTVGGWIIISNGVQYTPWIGLVFGILAFLTIILRSCLETRNKTVLCS is encoded by the coding sequence ATGAAAAAATATGCCTATATAGGGTGCCTGGGATTTATTGCAGTGATTACTACAGAATTCGGAATCATTGGAATTTTGCCGCAGGTGGCAGAATATTACAAGATCAGCATAGACAAGGCAGGATATTTGCTAAGCGCTTTTGCTCTGGTTATCGCTGTTACGGGACCTTTTATGACCCTGATTACCTCTGGAATTGACCGGAAAAAGGTAATGCTCGCGGCCATTTTTATGTTTTTAATAACCGGAATTGTTTCCTCACTTTCGCCTCCTTTTTGGATGATGATGGTTGTAAGAGTCCTACCTGCCTTTTTACAGCCGGTGTATATTGCAACAGCGTTATCCGTTGCGGTTGCTAAAGCAGATAAAAAGAGAAAGAATGAGCTGATGAGTATTGTTTTCAATGGGGTGGCTATTGCCATGGTGACTACAGTTCCGTTGGCAACATGGATTTCGGGACTTTATTCATGGGAATATTCGTTTATGATACAGGCTGCAGTAAGTCTGATTGCGCTGCTGTGCATCTATTTCCTTTTGCCATCCATGCCGGTAGCAGAAAAGAAATCCTACGGAAGTCAGATGATGATTTTAAAACAACCTTCGTTCGTTTTAAGTATTTTGACCATTTTTTTTATGATTACGGCCTGGTTTTCAACATATAGCTATTTTGCAGATTATCTGAATAAAGCTAAAGGAATGAATACGGCGATGGTCAGTTATATGTTACTTTTATTTGGGGTGATAGGGATTCTGGCGAATTGGATTGCCGGTAAAATGCTCAACAAAAATATAACGGGAACGATCTCTTTTTTTCTCTCGGGAACCATTTTAATTCCGGTACTTTTATATTTTTCTGATGGAAATCTGCCAGCAACAATTGTGGTCATCGGAATTTGGGGATTTCTGTATTCTCCGAGCTTTCTCAATGCTTCAACCTATATGATTTCTGCGGCTCCCAATTCTTTGGAGTTTGCCAACAGTCTGGCGACTTCATTTGGAAACCTTGGTGTGACGCTGGGAACCACTGTGGGCGGATGGATTATTATTAGTAATGGAGTACAATATACGCCTTGGATCGGGCTTGTTTTCGGAATTTTAGCTTTTTTAACGATCATTCTCAGGAGCTGCCTTGAAACAAGAAATAAAACGGTTTTATGCTCTTAG
- a CDS encoding alpha/beta hydrolase family protein — MKCIYLLLMLLVSSSAFSQTDLFKHYTLHDSKLKSFQVHLLTSDSTAVKPLLVYLDGSGNFPIYYKTKSGKYSTSVPIDLKKYSKNYHIVLISKPSVPFKDSLQMSPSGRRFYPVSNNYTMLYSLDWRAETASKAINFFVKKLPVNKKKIVVMGYSEGSQVAPKVAVLNKKVTNIICIVGNALNHFYDFLINTRLDVIKNKISAEEGQKTIDSLYTDYEKIYADPLSTKKNWYGETYLKWSSFTRTTPLENMLKLKIPILYIAGGKDNNQTIIGMDYAKLEFLRQGKKNLTYKVYPNSNHYFQEEETKDGKTITVDRIDEVHQFAVDWLNTH; from the coding sequence ATGAAATGTATATATTTACTTCTAATGCTGCTTGTAAGCAGTTCTGCATTTTCACAGACTGATTTATTTAAACATTATACACTTCATGATTCTAAACTTAAATCCTTTCAGGTACATTTACTGACATCTGACAGCACAGCAGTAAAACCATTATTGGTATACCTGGATGGTTCAGGAAACTTTCCGATATATTATAAAACAAAATCCGGAAAATATTCTACTTCCGTTCCCATTGATCTCAAAAAATATTCAAAGAATTATCACATAGTTCTCATCAGTAAACCCAGCGTGCCATTTAAAGATTCCTTACAAATGTCTCCTTCCGGCAGACGTTTTTACCCTGTAAGTAATAATTATACAATGTTATATAGTCTTGACTGGAGGGCTGAAACAGCATCTAAGGCCATTAATTTTTTTGTTAAAAAGCTTCCTGTTAATAAAAAGAAAATTGTTGTAATGGGGTATTCGGAAGGTTCTCAGGTTGCACCAAAAGTAGCGGTACTCAATAAAAAAGTTACAAATATTATTTGTATCGTTGGAAATGCCTTAAACCATTTTTATGATTTTTTAATTAATACAAGACTGGATGTTATAAAAAATAAAATCTCAGCGGAGGAAGGGCAAAAGACCATTGATTCTCTATACACTGATTATGAAAAGATATATGCGGATCCTTTATCTACAAAAAAAAACTGGTATGGAGAGACTTATTTAAAATGGAGCAGTTTTACCAGAACCACCCCGCTTGAAAATATGCTGAAGCTGAAAATTCCTATCCTGTACATTGCCGGTGGAAAGGATAATAATCAGACGATTATAGGAATGGATTATGCCAAATTGGAATTTCTGAGACAGGGCAAAAAGAACCTTACCTATAAAGTTTATCCCAATAGTAATCATTATTTTCAGGAAGAAGAAACTAAGGATGGGAAAACAATTACTGTGGACAGAATTGATGAGGTACATCAATTTGCTGTGGACTGGCTCAATACCCATTAA